From the genome of Bordetella sp. H567, one region includes:
- a CDS encoding polysaccharide deacetylase family protein: MRQTTFPDAMRCVVLIGIDFDGPSHEVGRGIAPLGKHSWGNYSARCGVPRHMEMLARHGVKATFFIPGYDAERHPGTIEDIDRNGFEVAAHGYLHEAWELEAAEEEALLRKTDGILRDIIKKPVLGWRSPSGRKSDKTMTVLKSLGYLYDSSDKDYDRPYRLRFGKGKDDVIVELPNNTYSLDDFPFYKFSYTPPSEVLGQWKAEFDAIYGGDRFFVMSLHPRAGWGSGTPSRTKALSDLIAYMRGHDGVQFMEAGAFAKWCLENSSNLEEVSFP, translated from the coding sequence ATGAGACAAACCACATTTCCCGACGCGATGCGCTGCGTCGTGTTGATCGGCATCGATTTCGACGGCCCCAGCCATGAGGTGGGGCGGGGCATCGCCCCGCTGGGCAAGCATTCCTGGGGCAACTATTCCGCGCGCTGCGGCGTGCCGCGCCACATGGAAATGCTGGCGCGCCACGGCGTGAAGGCCACGTTCTTCATCCCGGGCTATGACGCCGAGCGCCATCCCGGCACGATCGAAGACATCGATCGCAACGGCTTCGAGGTGGCGGCGCACGGCTACCTGCACGAGGCCTGGGAGCTGGAGGCGGCCGAAGAAGAAGCGCTGCTGCGCAAGACCGACGGCATCCTGCGCGACATCATCAAGAAGCCGGTGCTAGGGTGGCGTTCGCCGTCCGGCCGCAAGAGCGACAAGACGATGACGGTGCTGAAGTCGCTGGGCTATCTGTACGATTCCAGCGACAAGGATTACGACCGGCCGTACCGGCTGCGTTTCGGCAAGGGCAAGGACGATGTCATCGTGGAGCTGCCGAACAACACCTACAGCCTGGACGACTTCCCGTTCTACAAGTTCAGCTATACGCCGCCGTCGGAAGTGCTGGGGCAGTGGAAGGCCGAGTTCGACGCCATCTACGGCGGCGACCGCTTCTTCGTGATGTCGCTGCATCCACGCGCCGGCTGGGGTTCGGGCACGCCCTCGCGCACCAAGGCCTTGTCGGACCTGATCGCCTATATGAGGGGCCACGACGGCGTGCAGTTCATGGAGGCGGGTGCCTTCGCGAAATGGTGCCTGGAAAACAGCAGCAATCTTGAAGAGGTGTCGTTCCCATGA
- a CDS encoding Bug family tripartite tricarboxylate transporter substrate binding protein yields the protein MKRAFKLYRPRGGIFAGKGARAMAAVAVTVAATAATIAAIAVPGIASAQGADKYPSHPIRLIVPFGAGGGTDIQARIIAQEMGKVLGQTVVVENRPGAGGNIGAAFVAQSKPDGYTLLVGSTGTHGANQFLYSKLPYDPVKDFTPITLLATFDNVVVVPESSKVHTLKELVDAAKANPGKLNYGVTTVGSSSHLAVEKFNRDAGIKAGAVPYNGAGQATTDLLAGRLDYMLDLVGTQIGNIQAGKVRPIATTALKRNAVLPNVPTIAESGYPGFSAVGWVGLFGPAGMPKAAVDTLYKAIEKVYASPDFQATMRARSFDIAAMPPAEYAKFLENERKKWGTVVRESNIKLD from the coding sequence ATGAAGAGGGCGTTCAAACTCTACCGGCCGCGCGGCGGCATTTTCGCGGGCAAGGGCGCCCGCGCCATGGCGGCCGTGGCCGTGACCGTGGCGGCCACGGCTGCCACCATCGCCGCCATCGCCGTACCGGGCATCGCATCCGCACAGGGCGCGGATAAATATCCCTCCCACCCCATCCGCCTGATCGTGCCCTTCGGCGCCGGCGGCGGCACGGACATCCAGGCCCGCATCATCGCCCAGGAAATGGGCAAGGTGCTGGGCCAGACGGTGGTCGTGGAGAACCGGCCCGGCGCGGGCGGCAATATCGGCGCGGCCTTCGTGGCCCAATCCAAGCCGGACGGCTATACGCTGCTGGTCGGCTCTACCGGCACGCACGGCGCCAACCAGTTCCTGTATTCCAAGCTGCCCTACGACCCCGTGAAGGATTTCACGCCGATCACGCTGCTGGCCACCTTCGACAATGTCGTCGTCGTGCCGGAATCCTCCAAGGTCCATACGCTGAAAGAGCTGGTCGACGCGGCCAAGGCCAACCCGGGCAAGCTGAACTACGGCGTGACCACGGTGGGCAGTTCCTCGCACCTGGCGGTGGAGAAGTTCAACCGCGATGCGGGCATCAAGGCCGGCGCGGTGCCGTACAACGGCGCGGGGCAGGCGACGACGGACCTGCTGGCTGGCCGGCTGGACTACATGCTGGACTTGGTCGGCACGCAGATCGGCAATATCCAGGCGGGCAAGGTGCGCCCCATCGCCACGACGGCGCTCAAGCGCAATGCCGTGCTGCCCAATGTGCCCACCATCGCGGAATCCGGCTACCCCGGCTTCAGCGCGGTCGGCTGGGTGGGCCTGTTCGGGCCGGCGGGCATGCCCAAGGCCGCGGTGGATACGCTGTACAAGGCCATCGAGAAAGTCTACGCATCGCCGGACTTCCAGGCCACCATGCGCGCGCGATCCTTCGATATCGCCGCGATGCCGCCCGCGGAGTACGCCAAGTTCCTGGAGAACGAGCGCAAGAAATGGGGTACCGTCGTGCGGGAATCGAACATCAAGCTGGACTGA
- a CDS encoding C45 family autoproteolytic acyltransferase/hydolase produces MSSPHVTPFPLYEITGAPLERGRSYGEQARKRIARSIEHYSEQATRWKLERAEIDKIIHSYIPAVRKFDENYLTEMQGIAEGAGVRFEDIFLLNARTEVMKLAFKPELRARLLGETNDGCTSVKVMREATADGQLIHAQNWDWKEECSETGVVLRILREDGPDILTFTEAGMLARSGFNSAGISITGNNLESDRDYRQIGVPLPMIRRKALESPYLAWALHTVYATPKTGSNNMAVCHHEGIAINFECAPDETFQVLPQNGLLVHSNHWLSPIALSKLKDTGIAFSPCTLYREQRVRELLAPDVGRITVESVKQALLDDFQSPWSVCRPPRGDFGRDTRSATVSTVVMQPARGVMEVANLPALDPTFTKYELRQRK; encoded by the coding sequence ATGAGCAGCCCGCATGTGACGCCGTTCCCGCTGTACGAGATTACCGGCGCGCCGCTGGAGCGCGGCAGATCCTACGGCGAGCAGGCCAGGAAGCGCATCGCCCGTTCCATCGAGCACTACAGCGAGCAGGCCACCCGCTGGAAGCTGGAGCGTGCCGAGATCGACAAGATCATCCACAGCTATATCCCCGCCGTCCGCAAGTTCGACGAGAACTACCTGACGGAGATGCAGGGCATCGCGGAAGGCGCCGGCGTGCGCTTCGAGGATATCTTCCTGTTGAACGCCCGCACGGAAGTGATGAAGCTGGCGTTCAAGCCGGAATTACGAGCGCGGCTGCTGGGCGAGACCAACGACGGCTGCACCTCTGTAAAGGTGATGCGCGAGGCGACCGCCGACGGTCAGCTGATTCACGCGCAGAACTGGGACTGGAAGGAGGAATGCTCGGAAACGGGCGTGGTGCTGCGCATCCTGAGGGAAGACGGCCCAGACATCCTGACCTTTACCGAAGCCGGCATGCTGGCCCGCTCCGGGTTCAATTCGGCGGGGATTTCGATTACGGGCAACAACCTGGAATCCGACCGCGATTACCGGCAGATCGGCGTGCCGCTGCCCATGATCCGCCGCAAGGCTTTGGAAAGCCCTTATCTGGCCTGGGCGCTGCATACGGTGTATGCGACGCCGAAGACCGGGTCGAACAATATGGCCGTCTGCCATCACGAAGGCATCGCCATCAATTTCGAATGCGCGCCGGATGAGACCTTCCAGGTTCTGCCGCAGAACGGCTTGCTGGTGCACTCCAATCATTGGCTGAGCCCGATCGCCTTGTCCAAGCTGAAGGACACGGGCATCGCATTCTCGCCATGCACGCTGTATCGCGAGCAGCGCGTGCGTGAGCTGCTGGCGCCGGATGTCGGCCGCATAACGGTGGAGTCGGTGAAGCAGGCGCTGCTGGATGATTTCCAGTCGCCGTGGTCGGTGTGCCGTCCGCCGCGCGGGGATTTCGGGCGGGACACGCGCAGCGCGACCGTCTCCACGGTGGTGATGCAGCCGGCGCGGGGGGTGATGGAAGTGGCGAACCTGCCGGCGCTGGATCCTACATTCACGAAGTATGAGCTGCGGCAGCGGAAGTAG